The DNA window TATATGGGGGATGAAGTCAGAAGTTACAATCTTAGTGATTTTGACAGTTACAGAAGCAGTTCATGTCGGTTCTGTACAGACCTTGCATCAGAAAATGCAGATATATCATTTGGAGGTATAGGTTCTCCTGATGGCTGTACTACAGTTATTGCCCGTTCAGGTATGGGTTATGAAATATTCAATGAAGCTGTTGATAGGGGTTACATCAAAGCCAGACAATTAACCCAGAAGGAGATGCAGCCGGTTTTGAATCTTGCAAAACTTAAAAAGGTACAGATGTATTCTCTTATACGCCGTCAGAATGCCTGATTTTTTATTTTTTGATTTGCTTATGCCCGATATTCGTTTAAAAATCCATAAGTAATTAATATAAGGTACTTGTTTTTATTAATCCACATTTAAATGAATCAAGTAAGAAATATTTGGTTATTTCATTCAGTTTTCGAGGAATTATAATGATAACAAAAGAAGATGTAGAACATGTGGGATGGCTTGCACGCATCGAAATCGATGAAAAAGATGCTGATGAATATGCTTCCCAGCTCAATGATGTTTTAAACCATTTTGAACAGCTTGATGAAGTTGATACTGAAAACGTCCCTCCAACCTATCATGTAATAGACCTGGTTAATGTATTCAGGGAAGATGTTGCCAGAGAATCACTGACACAGGATAAAGCACTTGAAAACACTTCCAGTTCAAAAGAGGGTTACTTCAAATCCTACAGGATAATCTAATGCGAGGTACTCAGAATGGGCGAGCCGATGAGTATATCAAAAATCAAGAATGAAATTGCTAAAACTTCTTCTGAAGAGGTTTTGAACTCCTATCTTGAAAAAATCAATAAAAGCAAAATGAACGGATACTCAACCGTTTATGATGAAGCGGTGGAGGAAGCAAGAGATATTGATAAAAATGGGCATAATGGCATCCTTGCTGGAGTACCTGTTGCTGTTAAAGATAATATCTCCACTGACGGAATACCAACAACTTGCTGTTCAAGGATTTTAGAAGGCTACACTCCACCTTATGATGCACATGTTGTTGAGCGTTTAAAAAGTGAAGGTGCTATTGTAATTGGAAAAACAAACATGGATGAATTTGCAATGGGTACTTCAACTGAAACCAGTTGCTACGGACCCACATTAAACCCCTGGGATACTGGAAAAGTGCCAGGAGGTTCATCAGGTGGGAGTGCTGCTGTAATAGCTGCTGATGAAGCACCTGTTTCTCTGGGTTCTGACACCGGAGGTTCAGTAAGATGTCCTGCTTCCTATTGTGGAGTTGTCGGACTGAAACCCACCTATGGTACAGTGTCAAGGTATGGACTGATATCATACGCCAATTCCCTTGAACAAATAGGACCACTGGCAAACAATGTCAGTGATGTTGCAATAATGATGGATGTCATCGGAGGACATGACACCCGTGACAGTACCTCTGTAAGCCAAAAAACAAATTATCAGAATGCATTGAAAGATGATGTAAATGGTTTGAAAATCGGTATCCCTGAGGAATATTTTGGTGAAGGTATATACCCTGAAGTTGAAGAATCGGTCTGGAACGCCATACATAAATTCGAAGATATGGGTGCTACATGGGAAAAGGTATCAATGCCCAATACCAGCTACGCACTTTCAGCTTACTATATTATAGCAATGAGTGAAGCATCATCCAACCTTGCAAGATTTGACGGTACTCGATATGGATATCGTGCGGATGGCGATAACTGGCATGTGATGGCGTCCAGAACCCGTGCACAAGGATTTGGAACAGAAGTCCAGCGCAGGATTCTGCTCGGTACCTATGCACTCTCTGCAGGATACTATGACAAATATTATCTCAAAGCTCTCAAAGTTCGCACGCTTGTAAAACAGGATTTTGAAAATGCATTATCCAATGTAGATGTTCTTATGACACCAACCATGCCCACAACAGCCTTTAAACTGGGTGAGAAGATAAAAGACCCCTTATCTTTATATCTTGCAGATGTTAATACAGTTCCTGTAAATCTTGCAGGTGTACCATCGATTTCAGTCCCATGCGGATTTTCAGATGGATTACCAATTGGACTTCAAATAATAGGTAAACATTTCAATGAATCTACAATTTTGCAAGCGGCGTATAGTTTCGAACAGAATACTGATTATAATGCCGGACGACCCGGGGAGGTGGAATAATGGCTGAGGAAAATCCTGACGGAGTTGTAATAGGTCTGGAAATCCATGTCCAGTTGAATAAACTAAACAGCAAAATGTTTTGTGCCTGCTCAACAGATTATCACAATTCTGAACCCAACAGCAATACATGTCCTGTCTGTCTCGGGCTTCCAGGTTCTCTTCCCGTAATCAATGAAAAAGCAGTGGAATCAGCCATGAAAGTGGGGTTAGCTTTAAACTGTGATATTGTTGAGCAGACCCAGTTCCACAGGAAGAACTATTTTTATCCCGACCTGCCGAAAGGATTCCAGATAACCCAATATGATTACCCGATAGCAAACGACGGTAAAATCGCCATAGAAAGTGATGAAGGCGAACATGTAGTCAGAATAAAACGTGCACACATGGAAGAAGATCCGGGTCGGATGATGCATATCGGCAATATTGAGAAATCAAAGGGCACACTTATTGATTACAATCGTTCAGGAATGGCACTTCTTGAAATTGTTACCGAGCCGGATATACGAAACCCAAAAGAAGCACGCAGGTTTCTGGACAAACTGAGAAATATTATCGAATATCTGGAAGTTTTTGACAGCAATCTTGAGGGTGCAATGAGAGTGGACGCAAATATCTCCCTTCAGGGTGGCTCACGGACAGAGGTAAAAAACATCTCGTCTCATAAAGGTGCAGAAAGAGCATTATTGTATGAAATAATGCGCCAGAAGAACATCATGCGTCGCGGCGGGGAAGTTATAATGGAAACCCGCCATTTTGATGAAGAAAAAGGATGTACAGTTGGACTTCGTTCAAAAGAAGCGGAACATGATTATCGGTATTTCCCTGAGCCTGATTTAACACCTATTAGGGTAGCAGATAGAGTACCTAAGGTTACCAAGACACTGCCCGAACTTCCTGATGCAAAAAGAGAGCGCTTCTTATCCCAATATGGAATGACAGAAATGCATGCAAAAGCACTGACATCTGATATACGGGTTTCTGAGTTCTTTGAAGAGATTGCAAAAGAAGTAGACCCAAAAACCTCCGCTTCTTGGGTTGCTGACGTTTTAAAAGGTGAATTGAACTACCGCGAACTTACAGTGGATGCCTTCAAAGTAGAGGACATGATAAGTATTATACAGATGGTAACCCAGGATAAAATAACAGAAAAAAGTGCAGTAGAGGTAATCAGGCAAATACTGGACTATGGCGGAAAACCTGACGAGATTGTCAGAGAAAATGGACTTCTTAAAGTAGAAGAAGATGTTGTCAGCAAAGCAGTTACTGAAACTATACAGGAAAATGAACAGGCAGTAAATGACTATTTTGCCGGTAAAGAAAAATCTCTGAACTATCTTGTAGGTCAGGTCATGAAAAAGACCCGTGGACGTGCAGATGCCAAAGAGGTCAGAGAGCTATTAGTGGATGAATTGAACAATTAAAGGTCAAAAAATGGGCTGTTTTTTCAGTCCAGAGACCTTTAATTTTTAATATCAAATATTAGTGGATTATACTTTGATATATATCATTTATAACTGTTATTTGTATTGCTTTATCAAGTAAAAGGGTAATAAATTTGGATTGTTGTTATTCGTTTGTAGCAAAGGTCAATTCTGGTTTTGAGGATGTATCAGCACAGGAAATAGAAACCCTGATAGGTAGAGAAGTGAATTAGGGTCGTGAAAAGATATTCTTTGATGGAAATTCTTCTGACGTTTATAAAATCAATCTGTTATCAAGGAGTATCCTCAAACTTTTGATATTTTGTGTAAGAGGTAGAATTCATAATTTTGACGACATTTATAACATATCAAAAGAAATAGATTATTCACAGTATATACCTGCTGGTAAAACTTTTGGTGTTACGGGTGCAAGGCACGGTGACCATGAATTTACAAGTATGGATGTTGCTGGTGAGATAGGTCAGGCTGTTATAGACAGTGTCAGCTACTAACCACTGAAGTGGTTAGCTTGTCCTTCCATCTCTTAACTTCGACAAGCAGAAGCTAAGCAGAGGACATCAGGAAGGCTGACAGCTCCCCTGTGCGCAATGTTCTTCGAAGCATTGTAGTCAGCGTTCTCTCTATGACCGCATCTCTTACACTTGAGGTTAGCCTGTTTCTGACGGTTATTTTTATCGATGTACCCGCATTCAGAACACTGCTGCGAGGTATACATCGGGTTAATGATTATAACAGGTACTCCTTCCAGTTTTGCTTTGTATAATATAAAATCGGTCAATTCAGAGAACGCCCATTTACCCAACCTACCTCTCTGCGCTTTAGTAACCGTAGCCTCCGGAAGAAAACCGTTGAGGTTTTCCAGTGCAATAGCCCGGGACGTGTCTTTAGCGCTTCTGACCAACTGTTTTGCAACCCGGTGGTTCAAGTCACGTTTGAACCGGCGTTCCTTTTTGGATAATTTTTTGAGGTGTTTCTTGGCGGACCACATTCCAGCTGACTGCAATCTCGATTTTAGACTGGTATATCGCTCTCGTATCTCATCTGCTTTTGTGCCTTTGTAAACTTCATTATCAGAAGTGGTTGCTATATTGACTACACCAAGGTCTACACCTAGGACATCATCGTTGTACCTAACTTCGTTTTCACCCACTTCCATCACAAGCATCAAGTAAAAGTTACCATCTTCATAAATCAGGTCTGCCTGACCTCGAATTTTATTTATGTCAAATAGTCGAAAATCACCGTAAGAAATACTAATCTTCTCACGACCATCCAGAGTAAGAATGGACACATTATTGTTATTTTTGAACGACAGTACCCCTCTGGTCGTAGACCACAGCACCTCTTCTATCGAATTTGTATATGGTTTTTCTGTCTTTGCTGTAGCTTTCAGCTACTTTACCGATTGCCCTGACAGTCAATTGAGCAGATAGACCGAATTCCTGCCTGATGTCATAATAAGTCAATTTCTGAATCCCGGTTTTACCGAATTTTTTGTTGTGCCATGCAGCTTCAGAAGCATAGTTGCAGGCCTCGTTGAACTTTTTCATGGTTGTCAATAGTTTAGCGCGTTGTTCTCTATCGGGATTCAGTTTGACTTTCAGAGTCAGGAGCATGATATCTATAAATTTGTAATACACATATAAACTAATTATGAAACAGAGATGTTACTGCTGGTCATTAATGGTTTATTTAATAGTTAGACGCATTCCTCACTCTTTAAACGAAGTTTAAACTGTTGGCTTCCTGCTTCATTTTTTCGTGAATCTTTGTTAGACCCTATGTGCGGTACAGGAACAATTCTGATAGAAGCAGCACTTTTGCACAATAATATATCACCGGCAAAACACAGAGATGATTTTGCTTTTAAAAACCTGAGTTTTTTTAATCGTCATGAATACCTTTCAGTTAAAAACGAATGCCTTGAAAATGAACAAAATAAATCTCTCATGTTGATGGGTTTTGATAATTCTCCTAATTCAATAGCAGAAGCAAAACAAAATTCCAGAAAAGCTGGAATATCCCACTTAACAACATTTGGTCTTTCAGATGTAGGAGATATTGAACCAGAAGAAAAACCCGAGTTTATTATATCCAATCCTCCATTTGGTTTAAGGTTAAAAGACCCTGATTCGGTCAGTAATATAGCTGTCAAATTCTGGAATAGAATATCAGAATTAGGTAATGTTTCTGTTATAATTATATCTGGCAACAAAGAATTTGAAAACAAAGCGCCCTGCAGTCCTCTATGGTACAGGGAAGTCTATATTGGAGGGCTGGTATGCAGAGTTCTTAAATATAGATTATGATTAATATTTTACTCTGGGGTTTTATGAAAATCGATGGAACTGAGTTTGGAAGCATAACAATTGATGGTAAAAAATACGGGCATGATGTAGTAATCTATCCTCAAAAAATTGAAAAAAGGATGAAAGAAATATCCAAAAATAAATATGGTTCAGGACATAAACTCTGTAAAGAAGAAATGCAGGAATATTTAAAAAATCTTGATAACATTGATACAGTAGTGGTTGGTAACGGTCAGAATGGTGTACTCCAGCTTCTTGATGAAACAGAGAAAATGCTTGAAGATAAAGGAGTAGAGGTCATAAACAGGAAAACACCTGAAGCGATAAATGATTTCAATCAAAAGATACAAACAAAAAATAAAGTACTTGGAATTTTTCATGTTACATGTTAATAGGAATAACTGATTGAGGTGATAATAATGGCTGGGAAAAAAGTACTGATGGTTATAGCACAGGAAAATTTTAGAGATGAGGAATTTTTTGAACCTAAAAAGGTTTTTGAAAACAACGGGGTAGATGTTACAGTTGCAAGTACTGATACAAAAACTGCGACTGGAATGCTGGGTGGAACTGCAAAACCCGATATAAAAATATCAGATGCAGACATGGATGATTATGATGCTATTGTTATTTCCGGAGGGTCGGGATCAAAAGAATATCTGTGGGACAATGAACAACTTCATGAGCTTGTAAACAAAGCCTATAAAGATGACAAAATCGTATCTGCAATCTGTGTATCTCCAGTAGTACTTGCAAAATCCGGAATACTGGAGGGCAAAAATGTAACAGTATTCGATGATCCCAACAGTATAAACGAGGTCAAAGAATGCGGAGCATGTTATGAAAACGAGGGAGTAGTTAATTGTGAAAACATCATTACCGGTAAAGGACCGGATTATGCAGAACAATTTGGAGAAGCGGTCTTGGATGCTTTGA is part of the Methanohalobium evestigatum Z-7303 genome and encodes:
- a CDS encoding methyltransferase, with the protein product MLDPMCGTGTILIEAALLHNNISPAKHRDDFAFKNLSFFNRHEYLSVKNECLENEQNKSLMLMGFDNSPNSIAEAKQNSRKAGISHLTTFGLSDVGDIEPEEKPEFIISNPPFGLRLKDPDSVSNIAVKFWNRISELGNVSVIIISGNKEFENKAPCSPLWYREVYIGGLVCRVLKYRL
- the gatB gene encoding Asp-tRNA(Asn)/Glu-tRNA(Gln) amidotransferase subunit GatB, with the translated sequence MAEENPDGVVIGLEIHVQLNKLNSKMFCACSTDYHNSEPNSNTCPVCLGLPGSLPVINEKAVESAMKVGLALNCDIVEQTQFHRKNYFYPDLPKGFQITQYDYPIANDGKIAIESDEGEHVVRIKRAHMEEDPGRMMHIGNIEKSKGTLIDYNRSGMALLEIVTEPDIRNPKEARRFLDKLRNIIEYLEVFDSNLEGAMRVDANISLQGGSRTEVKNISSHKGAERALLYEIMRQKNIMRRGGEVIMETRHFDEEKGCTVGLRSKEAEHDYRYFPEPDLTPIRVADRVPKVTKTLPELPDAKRERFLSQYGMTEMHAKALTSDIRVSEFFEEIAKEVDPKTSASWVADVLKGELNYRELTVDAFKVEDMISIIQMVTQDKITEKSAVEVIRQILDYGGKPDEIVRENGLLKVEEDVVSKAVTETIQENEQAVNDYFAGKEKSLNYLVGQVMKKTRGRADAKEVRELLVDELNN
- the gatC gene encoding Asp-tRNA(Asn)/Glu-tRNA(Gln) amidotransferase subunit GatC; translation: MITKEDVEHVGWLARIEIDEKDADEYASQLNDVLNHFEQLDEVDTENVPPTYHVIDLVNVFREDVARESLTQDKALENTSSSKEGYFKSYRII
- a CDS encoding Mth938-like domain-containing protein produces the protein MKIDGTEFGSITIDGKKYGHDVVIYPQKIEKRMKEISKNKYGSGHKLCKEEMQEYLKNLDNIDTVVVGNGQNGVLQLLDETEKMLEDKGVEVINRKTPEAINDFNQKIQTKNKVLGIFHVTC
- a CDS encoding THUMP domain-containing protein, which produces MIFCVRGRIHNFDDIYNISKEIDYSQYIPAGKTFGVTGARHGDHEFTSMDVAGEIGQAVIDSVSY
- the gatA gene encoding Asp-tRNA(Asn)/Glu-tRNA(Gln) amidotransferase subunit GatA — translated: MGEPMSISKIKNEIAKTSSEEVLNSYLEKINKSKMNGYSTVYDEAVEEARDIDKNGHNGILAGVPVAVKDNISTDGIPTTCCSRILEGYTPPYDAHVVERLKSEGAIVIGKTNMDEFAMGTSTETSCYGPTLNPWDTGKVPGGSSGGSAAVIAADEAPVSLGSDTGGSVRCPASYCGVVGLKPTYGTVSRYGLISYANSLEQIGPLANNVSDVAIMMDVIGGHDTRDSTSVSQKTNYQNALKDDVNGLKIGIPEEYFGEGIYPEVEESVWNAIHKFEDMGATWEKVSMPNTSYALSAYYIIAMSEASSNLARFDGTRYGYRADGDNWHVMASRTRAQGFGTEVQRRILLGTYALSAGYYDKYYLKALKVRTLVKQDFENALSNVDVLMTPTMPTTAFKLGEKIKDPLSLYLADVNTVPVNLAGVPSISVPCGFSDGLPIGLQIIGKHFNESTILQAAYSFEQNTDYNAGRPGEVE
- a CDS encoding DJ-1/PfpI/YhbO family deglycase/protease produces the protein MAGKKVLMVIAQENFRDEEFFEPKKVFENNGVDVTVASTDTKTATGMLGGTAKPDIKISDADMDDYDAIVISGGSGSKEYLWDNEQLHELVNKAYKDDKIVSAICVSPVVLAKSGILEGKNVTVFDDPNSINEVKECGACYENEGVVNCENIITGKGPDYAEQFGEAVLDALS